One Vigna unguiculata cultivar IT97K-499-35 chromosome 11, ASM411807v1, whole genome shotgun sequence DNA window includes the following coding sequences:
- the LOC114169619 gene encoding G-type lectin S-receptor-like serine/threonine-protein kinase At4g27290, translating to MDIHLFMLMVACIFVPSLKTSTAISSIEVSETINDGETLVSTDGKYELGFFSPGNSHKRYLGLWYKNIPVRKVLWVANRDNPINDSSGILTLNTTGNLLLTQNGSLVWNTTSHKQAQNPVAELLESGNLVIRNKGETNKEEYLWQSFNYPSDTLLPGMKLGWDLRTGFEWKYISWKNPDDPSPGDFSRVLKLYKYPEIYIMKGTQKLFRFGPWNGLYFSGTPSLYNNTIFYFNMVINMNEIYYSYTLANSETISFTVTNETGKAYRYVWNEDDQNWSPIGYYPSEFCDTYGLCGPYGNCMRTQTQVCQCLKGFKPKSPQKWNLSDWRGGCVRNEPLSCRGKDEDGFNKFEGLKVPDTTHTWLDERIGLEECRVKCLSNCSCMAYSNSDIRNGGSGCVIWFGDLIDMRQFETGGQDLYIRMPASELEPVYSHNKMKTLPIVVSTVAAVCGVLLCSYLFCRIRRNKSEKSLARELHQNQVDDLEVQLFDLFTIATATNNFSVENKIGQGGFGPVYKGVLLDMQEIAVKTLSRSSWQGATEFINEVKLIAKLQHRNLVKLLGCCIQGQEKMLVYEYMTNGSLDSFIFDDRKSNLLEWPQRFHIICGIARGLMYLHQDSRLRIIHRDLKASNILLDKNLNPKISDFGLARIFGGDQIEGNTRRVVGTYGYMAPEYAVDGLFSVKSDVFSFGILMLEIVCGKKNRGLYHTDESLNLVGHAWMLWKTGKALELVDSSMKESCIIAEVLRCLHVSLLCVQQYPKDRPTMASVILMLETQMELLEPKEHGFISRNVLAEEDLRLNSKETSSSNHVTISMLEGR from the exons ATGGACATTCATCTTTTCATGCTTATggttgcatgcatatttgtccCTTCTCTCAAAACTTCCACAGCAATAAGTTCTATCGAAGTGTCCGAAACCATAAATGATGGGGAGACTTTGGTGTCAACTGATGGAAAGTATGAACTTGGGTTCTTCAGCCCTGGTAATTCCCATAAACGTTACCTGGGACTTTGGTACAAGAATATCCCAGTGCGGAAAGTCCTTTGGGTTGCTAATAGGGACAACCCCATCAATGATTCCTCGGGTATCTTAACACTCAACACCACTGGCAATCTTCTTCTCACCCAAAATGGGTCTCTTGTTTGGAACACCACCTCTCACAAACAAGCACAGAATCCGGTGGCAGAACTCTTGGAAAGTGGGAATCTTGTGATAAGAAATAAGGGAGAAACAAACAAAGAAGAATATTTATGGCAAAGCTTTAACTATCCATCTGATACACTCTTGCCAGGGATGAAGTTAGGATGGGACCTCCGAACTGGTTTCGAATGGAAATATATTTCTTGGAAGAATCCAGATGATCCATCCCCAGGAGACTTTTCTCGGGTTTTAAAACTCTATAAGTATCCAGAGATTTATATAATGAAGGGAACACAAAAATTATTCAGGTTTGGACCTTGGAATGGCCTATATTTTAGTGGAACACCAAGTCTATATAACAACAccattttctatttcaatatGGTCATCAATATGAATGAGATTTACTACTCATATACCCTTGCAAATAGTGAAACCATCTCATTTACAGTAACAAACGAAACGGGTAAAGCGTATCGCTATGTGTGGAATGAGGATGATCAAAATTGGAGCCCGATTGGATACTACCCCAGTGAGTTTTGTGACACTTACGGACTCTGTGGACCCTATGGGAACTGCATGAGAACCCAAACCCAAGTCTGTCAATGTTTGAAAGGTTTCAAACCAAAGTCGCCACAAAAATGGAACTTGTCTGATTGGCGTGGAGGATGTGTCCGTAATGAACCGTTGAGTTGCAGAGGTAAAGACGAAGATGGGTTTAACAAATTTGAAGGGCTGAAAGTTCCAGATACTACACATACTTGGTTGGATGAGCGTATTGGTTTAGAGGAATGCAGAGTGAAGTGTTTGAGTAATTGTTCTTGCATGGCCTATTCTAATTCAGACATAAGAAATGGAGGTAGTGGATGTGTCATTTGGTTCGGAGATCTCATTGATATGAGACAGTTTGAAACAGGAGGACAAGATCTATATATCAGAATGCCTGCTTCAGAGTTAG AACCTGTTTATAGCCACAATAAGATGAAAACGCTTCCAATAGTTGTTTCCACCGTTGCAGCCGTTTGTGGTGTTCTATTATGCTCCTATTTATTCTGCAGAATCCGCAGGAACAAATCTG AGAAATCATTGGCAAGAGAACTCCATCAAAACCAAGTGGATGATCTTGAGGTCCAATTGTTTGATCTATTCACAATTGCAACTGCCACTAACAACTTCTCCGTAGAAAATAAGATTGGACAAGGTGGTTTTGGACCTGTGTACAAG GGGGTATTACTTGATATGCAAGAAATTGCTGTAAAGACTCTGTCAAGGAGCTCGTGGCAAGGAGCGACAGAGTTCATAAATGAAGTCAAATTGATTGCAAAACTTCAACATCGAAATCTTGTTAAACTTCTTGGTTGCTGCATTCAGGGACAAGAAAAAATGCTAGTTTATGAATACATGACAAATGGCAGCCTAGATTCCTTCATATTTG ATGATAGAAAAAGTAATTTGCTAGAGTGGCCTCAACGGTTCCACATAATATGTGGCATTGCAAGGGGACTTATGTATCTTCATCAAGATTCCCGATTAAGGATTATTCATAGAGATCTCAAAGCAAGCAACATACTTCTTGATAAAAATTTGAACCCAAAAATATCAGACTTTGGATTGGCCAGAATTTTTGGAGGGGACCAGATTGAAGGAAACACAAGAAGAGTAGTTGGGACTTA TGGGTATATGGCACCAGAATACGCTGTTGATGGATTATTTTCTGTGAAATCAGATGTCTTCAGCTTTGGCATTTTAATGTTAGAGATTGTATGTGGAAAGAAAAATCGAGGACTTTATCACACAGACGAGAGTCTTAACCTAGTTGGTCAT GCATGGATGTTATGGAAAACAGGGAAGGCACTGGAGTTGGTTGATTCTAGCATGAAGGAGTCATGCATTATAGCAGAAGTGCTGCGATGTCTCCACGTTAGTCTTTTGTGTGTGCAGCAATACCCAAAAGATAGGCCTACAATGGCGTCCGTGATTCTAATGTTGGAGACTCAAATGGAACTGCTTGAGCCCAAAGAACATGGTTTCATTTCGAGAAATGTTTTGGCTGAAGAAGATTTACGGTTAAATTCTAAAGAAACGAGTTCAAGCAACCATGTAACAATTAGCATGTTAGAGGGGCGATAG